From Candidatus Dadabacteria bacterium, one genomic window encodes:
- a CDS encoding cobalamin biosynthesis protein CbiX — protein sequence MKALILVDHGSTVEEANALLEDVADKARAYQDSPFDMVEHCHMELCEPSIKEAFRKCVAAGASDITVHPYFLVPGRHSKSDIPRMVAEAAQDFPQVSYRVTEPLGLHDKIIEVIFERSLG from the coding sequence ATGAAGGCTCTAATTCTGGTTGATCATGGAAGCACTGTAGAAGAAGCAAACGCCCTTCTCGAAGACGTAGCCGACAAGGCAAGAGCCTACCAAGACTCACCGTTTGATATGGTTGAGCACTGCCACATGGAACTCTGCGAACCGTCAATAAAAGAGGCTTTTCGCAAATGCGTCGCGGCCGGCGCGAGCGACATAACGGTCCACCCGTACTTTCTTGTACCGGGAAGACATTCAAAATCCGATATACCCAGGATGGTGGCGGAGGCAGCGCAAGATTTTCCACAAGTAAGCTACAGGGTAACAGAACCACTGGGGCTTCACGACAAGATAATAGAAGTCATATTTGAAAGATCTCTTGGATAA
- a CDS encoding HAD family hydrolase: protein MKKYSALLFDLFDTLVMFEPSRLPKVTLNGETWNSTAQHVFTRMRSSLGEMEFTDFYEPFVESHRELLELRKKDLREYPNRKRFEIFMEKIDLEGDDGLLEKFVFSHMEGLCGAMVYPEHHTEVLLYLKEKGYRLSVVSNFDHAPTARELLRKFEIAGFFEHIVISEEVGWRKPHRKIFEFALASLGENPSDVIFIGDNPEADIMGSSGCGIDSVWVRRREQFTRAKPNFIIEDLKDLKGIV from the coding sequence ATGAAAAAATATTCGGCGCTGCTTTTTGATCTTTTTGACACACTTGTCATGTTCGAGCCGTCCCGTCTACCAAAGGTAACGCTTAATGGAGAAACCTGGAACTCCACCGCGCAGCACGTTTTCACACGAATGCGAAGCAGTCTCGGTGAAATGGAATTTACGGATTTCTACGAACCTTTTGTCGAAAGCCACAGAGAACTTCTGGAACTCAGGAAAAAGGATTTAAGAGAGTATCCAAACAGAAAGAGATTTGAGATATTCATGGAGAAAATAGATTTAGAAGGAGACGACGGCTTGCTTGAGAAGTTCGTATTCTCACACATGGAAGGCCTCTGCGGAGCCATGGTATACCCGGAGCATCATACGGAAGTTCTTCTGTATCTTAAAGAGAAAGGATACAGGCTTTCGGTCGTATCAAATTTCGATCACGCTCCTACGGCACGAGAGCTGCTTAGAAAATTCGAAATTGCAGGTTTCTTTGAACATATAGTGATATCAGAAGAAGTAGGCTGGAGAAAACCTCACAGGAAAATATTCGAATTTGCTCTTGCCAGTCTCGGCGAGAATCCATCAGACGTCATTTTCATAGGAGACAACCCTGAAGCTGACATAATGGGATCTTCAGGCTGCGGGATTGACTCTGTGTGGGTAAGAAGAAGAGAACAGTTCACCCGGGCAAAACCGAATTTCATCATAGAAGATCTGAAAGATCTGAAGGGAATAGTCTAG
- a CDS encoding M20/M25/M40 family metallo-hydrolase produces MIQEERMTRHLMDIIQIDSPSKKEKDVALRLEEEMRDLGADCFYDDAGDKVEGNIGNLIVKLPGTKKDVPPFFLCSHMDTVSPGEGIKPRVEDGVMRSDGTTILGSDDKSGVSIIVEVLRALKENNIPHGDIEVAFTICEEIGLLGAKFLDPSSFKSPYGIVLDSSTPERLVLRCPCSDIMDVKIHGVEAHSGLCPENGISALEILSDAISRMKLGRIDHETTANIGKVKGGSAINIVPGLVEVKAEARSHDEGKLDAQIRHMQKCFLEAAQSRELFLDGERLGARAEVEIERVYPVMNVSPQATVTNLVLEAATNLDHNIELHTSGGGCDANFINEKGIECVNLGTGMYELHTVNEYLLIDEFRRSAEIVLETIKLHSESN; encoded by the coding sequence ATGATTCAAGAAGAAAGAATGACCCGTCATCTGATGGATATCATACAAATAGACAGTCCATCAAAAAAGGAAAAAGATGTAGCCCTAAGGCTTGAGGAAGAAATGAGGGACCTAGGCGCTGATTGTTTCTACGACGATGCAGGAGACAAGGTCGAGGGAAACATTGGCAACCTGATAGTAAAACTTCCCGGAACGAAAAAAGACGTCCCGCCGTTTTTTCTCTGCTCTCACATGGACACCGTAAGTCCCGGAGAGGGAATAAAACCAAGAGTGGAAGACGGTGTAATGAGAAGCGATGGTACAACGATACTAGGAAGCGACGATAAAAGCGGCGTATCCATAATAGTTGAAGTACTTCGAGCGCTCAAGGAAAACAACATTCCCCACGGGGATATAGAGGTCGCATTTACTATATGCGAGGAAATAGGTCTCCTCGGAGCAAAATTCCTTGACCCTTCAAGCTTTAAAAGCCCATACGGAATAGTTCTTGACAGCAGCACACCAGAGAGACTCGTCCTCAGGTGTCCGTGCTCGGATATAATGGATGTAAAAATACACGGCGTTGAAGCACATTCGGGGCTTTGCCCCGAGAACGGGATAAGCGCCCTAGAAATATTAAGCGATGCGATCTCGAGAATGAAACTCGGAAGAATAGACCACGAAACAACAGCAAACATAGGAAAGGTAAAGGGAGGATCCGCGATAAACATAGTTCCCGGTCTTGTTGAAGTGAAGGCCGAGGCTCGAAGCCACGATGAAGGGAAACTTGACGCGCAGATACGGCACATGCAAAAGTGCTTTCTGGAAGCGGCCCAAAGCAGGGAACTTTTCCTAGACGGGGAACGACTCGGCGCACGTGCGGAGGTCGAGATAGAACGCGTGTATCCCGTAATGAATGTTTCTCCGCAGGCAACCGTGACTAATCTTGTACTTGAAGCCGCTACGAACCTGGACCACAACATAGAACTCCATACAAGCGGCGGAGGATGCGACGCAAACTTCATAAACGAGAAGGGAATCGAATGCGTAAACCTTGGAACGGGAATGTACGAGCTTCATACTGTAAACGAATATCTTCTGATCGATGAATTCCGCAGGTCAGCGGAGATAGTCCTTGAAACCATAAAACTCCATTCGGAAAGCAACTGA
- a CDS encoding leucyl aminopeptidase, protein MEFFLIKDNIADVESDSVVFFCYEGQRLPAAARKIDSKLGGFLSDKVKSSDFKGAFGKTVVVDTPGDFNTKTVVLLGLGKKENFGALEAFRAANIAVARTGQHSRTVSVDFSNVDREFLKIFLEGMACGTYEYGKFKSSGRRKNRIEKVCIASRKISANYFSGEAAYASAVSSSVAFSRDLVNDPPNILTPSILAEHAFSISEGSEHISCKVLDRDEIRQMGMGGLSAVSFGSSEPPRFIHLSYSPPVKSRKKVAIVGKGITFDSGGLCLKPADSMRTMKMDMAGAAVVLGTMKALGELTPSVNVHGIVPATENMTGASAYKPDDVVTALNGKTIEIINTDAEGRVALSDALSYAVRLGVSEIVDLATLTGACIVGLGLHNAGVMGNNANLVKSILGSADDVGEKMWELPLDAELREEIRSRVADVKNVGSRWGGAITAALFLENFVSDVPWVHIDIAGPSYVEKSSDWYQYGASGFGVRTMVNYLMNR, encoded by the coding sequence ATGGAGTTTTTTCTGATAAAGGATAATATCGCCGACGTCGAGTCGGATTCAGTTGTTTTTTTCTGTTATGAGGGGCAGAGGCTTCCAGCTGCCGCTAGAAAAATCGATAGTAAACTCGGAGGATTCCTTTCAGACAAAGTGAAGTCGTCTGATTTTAAAGGCGCTTTCGGAAAAACGGTTGTAGTTGATACCCCGGGCGATTTCAATACGAAAACAGTCGTTCTCCTTGGGCTTGGGAAAAAAGAAAATTTCGGGGCACTTGAGGCTTTTCGCGCCGCAAATATTGCGGTTGCAAGAACCGGCCAGCATTCCCGCACCGTCTCCGTTGATTTTTCCAACGTGGATAGGGAGTTTCTTAAGATTTTTCTCGAGGGCATGGCTTGCGGCACCTATGAATACGGGAAGTTTAAGTCTTCAGGAAGAAGGAAAAACCGGATAGAGAAAGTGTGCATAGCGTCAAGGAAGATTTCGGCCAATTATTTCAGCGGTGAGGCCGCATATGCCAGCGCTGTTTCAAGTAGCGTAGCTTTTTCAAGGGATCTTGTTAACGATCCTCCGAATATCCTTACCCCCTCGATTCTCGCAGAACATGCTTTTTCGATTTCCGAAGGATCAGAACACATCAGCTGCAAGGTCCTTGATAGGGATGAGATAAGGCAAATGGGAATGGGAGGACTCTCAGCGGTTTCCTTTGGAAGTAGTGAGCCCCCGAGGTTCATACACCTTTCCTACTCACCTCCCGTAAAATCCCGCAAAAAAGTTGCTATCGTGGGCAAGGGTATAACTTTTGATTCGGGAGGTCTGTGCCTTAAGCCCGCAGACAGTATGAGAACGATGAAAATGGATATGGCGGGTGCGGCGGTAGTACTAGGGACCATGAAAGCGCTCGGGGAACTGACTCCCAGCGTTAACGTTCACGGAATTGTCCCGGCCACCGAAAATATGACCGGCGCTTCTGCCTACAAACCGGATGATGTGGTAACAGCTCTTAACGGAAAGACAATAGAAATTATAAACACCGACGCGGAGGGCAGGGTGGCGCTTTCTGATGCACTCAGTTACGCAGTCCGCCTTGGAGTTTCCGAGATAGTGGATCTCGCAACCCTTACCGGTGCCTGCATAGTTGGACTTGGCCTCCATAACGCCGGGGTTATGGGTAATAACGCGAATCTCGTGAAATCGATTTTAGGTTCCGCGGACGATGTCGGCGAGAAGATGTGGGAACTTCCTCTTGATGCGGAGCTAAGAGAGGAAATAAGAAGTCGCGTTGCAGACGTTAAGAATGTCGGGAGCAGGTGGGGCGGGGCGATAACCGCGGCGCTTTTCCTTGAGAATTTCGTTTCGGATGTTCCGTGGGTCCATATAGATATAGCCGGTCCCTCGTACGTGGAGAAATCTTCTGACTGGTATCAGTACGGGGCGAGCGGATTCGGCGTGAGAACCATGGTTAACTACCTGATGAACAGGTAG
- a CDS encoding IS200/IS605 family element transposase accessory protein TnpB — MIRTYKCRAKLTRSGHEALSRVFGMCTTLYNACLEERIDCYRKTGEFRSYYNQCKALTEVRADDPEYANISVQVFRGVVGRIDKAYKSFFRRVKTKEKAGFPRFKSSRRWRTIEINDQCWKVLKREGQKLVLKIKGLPHIEVKTERELPPNTLLKAIRITRKPSRTEVALSYELPTSELKPVGNPVGIDMGISKRLTLSNGETVEKREMDRRRLIRLQRSVSRKKKGSNNRKKTVSLLAKEWQRLTDKERNYLHRLTSEIVRMYDFIAVEKLETKKMLGNRQLAKSISEQTWGKFAALLNEKAESAGVTVVEVDPKGTSQECSSCGATVEKSLSVRTHRCSCGYEADRDVNAAINILHRGISIAGGKLKQSRMAGRMREKQDSGLARPRTVEVTV, encoded by the coding sequence ATGATAAGGACTTACAAGTGTCGTGCCAAGCTAACAAGGTCTGGGCATGAGGCGTTATCCCGGGTATTCGGGATGTGCACCACGCTCTACAATGCCTGCCTTGAGGAGCGTATTGACTGCTACAGGAAGACGGGCGAATTCCGTTCATATTACAACCAGTGCAAAGCACTGACCGAAGTGAGGGCGGATGATCCTGAGTATGCCAATATCAGCGTTCAGGTGTTCCGTGGGGTTGTGGGTCGCATAGACAAGGCGTACAAGTCCTTTTTCCGCAGGGTGAAGACCAAAGAGAAAGCTGGTTTCCCTCGATTTAAGAGTTCCAGGCGTTGGCGAACAATAGAGATAAACGACCAGTGCTGGAAGGTATTGAAGCGTGAAGGGCAGAAGCTGGTTCTCAAGATAAAGGGACTTCCCCACATCGAAGTAAAGACCGAGCGGGAACTACCCCCAAACACATTGCTGAAAGCGATACGAATTACAAGAAAGCCCTCGCGGACGGAAGTCGCGTTATCGTATGAGCTACCGACTTCCGAGCTAAAACCAGTCGGAAATCCCGTTGGGATAGACATGGGGATATCTAAGCGTCTTACCTTGAGTAATGGGGAAACTGTGGAGAAGAGGGAGATGGATAGGCGGAGGTTAATACGGTTGCAGCGTTCCGTATCTCGCAAGAAAAAAGGAAGTAATAATAGAAAGAAAACGGTTTCGTTGCTTGCTAAGGAATGGCAGAGACTTACGGACAAAGAGAGGAACTATCTCCACAGGCTAACTTCGGAAATAGTAAGGATGTACGATTTTATAGCGGTAGAGAAGCTTGAAACGAAAAAGATGCTTGGCAACAGGCAGTTGGCAAAGAGCATATCTGAGCAAACTTGGGGGAAGTTCGCTGCGCTACTTAACGAGAAGGCTGAGAGTGCTGGCGTTACAGTAGTGGAAGTGGACCCCAAGGGAACTTCTCAGGAATGCTCAAGTTGCGGAGCAACAGTAGAGAAATCCCTGTCCGTCCGGACGCATAGGTGTAGTTGCGGATATGAAGCGGACAGGGATGTAAACGCAGCAATAAATATCCTTCATCGAGGCATCTCGATTGCGGGTGGGAAACTCAAGCAGTCCCGCATGGCCGGGAGGATGAGAGAGAAGCAAGACAGCGGTCTTGCTCGGCCAAGAACAGTAGAGGTAACTGTCTAG